The window CAGGTCTGGGTAGCGACCTGGCGCGCGCCAAGCCGGGCCAGCGCGCGCCGCCCGGCACAGGCGCCGAGCGACTCTGGGCTCGGCAGCTGTGCCGGATCACGCCGGGCATCCCACCAGGACTCGATTTCCTTGGCGCCATCACGGATTGCCACGGCCGTACACGACAGGGAATGACGGGTTGATGCACTACTGCGCAAGAAGCCTTCGCTGTTGGCCAGGACGCGGCGGGTACGACTGCTAAACAGTACCGCCTGCTCTATCTGCGGCACCGCGCTGCTGACCGCCAACGCTGCACGCTCAATGCGCGCCACCAGCGCCACGGCATCCCTCAGACCGAGCTGCCAGGCGTGGTCAAGCTCCAGATCCACATCGTCGCTTGGATAGGCCGACAGGCCCGGCAACCCCGCATGCTGATCTTCGGCGGCAATCGCGGCGCTATCCATGCCGCGTGCCACCAACGCCGCCACGCCCTGCTGCGACAGATCGGAGGATGACACCGACGCTTCGCGCTGACCAAGGAACAGGCTCAGGCGCAATTGGGCCGATTGACGCAGCGCACGCTCGTTGGGCTTGCCACCCTGCACGCTGGCGCTCAGCGACTCTACCTCCTCAATCTGTACCGCCGCAGCCGTGGCCCCGTGCTGACGAGCGACCTCAAGTGTTTGCTGCGCGATGGTTTCGAAATGCTGTTGGCAATCTTTCATGGTATTGAGGTTACGAAGGGCTCGTAAGCTTTTCATTCCTTGCTCTTGGGTTGATTCGATACCGCACCTGGGGCGGATGTCGCAACGACATCCGGCGTCAGATCGACGAACTGATCGTGAAACGCCGCCACCTCCTTGCGGTGCGCCACGCTGATCAGCGTACTGTGCGGCAGACGCTCAAGCAGCAGCGAATACATGCGCTGCTCCGATTCGTCATCGAGCGCGCTGGTGGCTTCGTCGATAAAAATGTGGTCGGGTCTGGCAATCAAGATCCGGGCAAAGGCCAGGCGTTGCTGCTCGCCACCCGAAAGACGCCCGCCCCAGCGATCAGGCTGATCAAGCAGGGGCAGAAATTGCGCCAAACCGACCGCCGCCAGGATGTCCTGCGCCAGCGCATCGCTGACGTCGGTCTCGGCGCCAGGATAGGCCAATGCCTGGCGCAAGCTGCCGACCGGCACATAGCTCTTCTGCGGCACGAACATCATGCTGGTGCGTGCAGGCACGGTGATGCTGCCGATCCCGAACGGCCAGATGCCGGCCAGCGCGCGCAGCAGCGTGCTCTTGCCAGACCCCGAGCGGCCACGGATCAGACAGCGGGCGCCGTGCTTGACCGAGAAGGCCGGGATCCGAGACAGTGGATTACCGTGCGGATCGGTCAGCGTCAGCGCGCCGACCTCGATGGTCGTCTGTTGCGGTCTTTGCAGCACAGTCAATTCAAAGGTCGGCGACTTTATCTCGTTGGCGTCCAGCAGCGCCAGCAAGCGGCGCACCACTGCACGCCAGGCGGCAAACGATTGATACGCCTGGGGAAAATACGCCAGCGTGCTGCTCACCGAACCGAACGCGGCGCTCACCCGCATCATCCCGCCCAAGGTCATGGTTCCCGCCATCAGCTGCGGCAGCACCAGCAGCACCGGCAGGATCGAGCTGATCTGGCCGGGCACCTGCACGCCGAACATGACCTGCGCCGTAACCCGGATAATCCTCCATGTATTGGCACGGATGCTGGCGAAGGTGGAACGCAGCCGGGAAGCTTCCACGCTGGCCCCATCGTAGAATGCGATCTGCTCCGCCCCTTCCCTGATCTGTACCATCAATGCGCGGAAATCCGCTTCCACCTTCTGCTGCCGGATGTTGACCGGAATCAGCGAGCGGCCTAACAGATGGGTCAGCAGCAGCGTGCTGCCCGAATACAGATAGACCGCGAACAACATGTAGGCCGGGATGGTGATGGCAAGATGCCCCAGTTCAAGCAGATAGTTGCCGCTCAGCTCCCACAGCACGATGCTGAAGGTAACCGCGCTGACCGGCACATGAATCAGGTGTGACGTGATCGTCACCGTGTAATCGACGAACAGCTTGACGTCTTCCGAGATACGCTGGTCGGCGTTGTCGAGCAACTTGTCGCGCTCAATGCGGAAGTAGGCGCCGCTACGTGTCCACTGGTCGATCAATGTAGTGGTAAGCCAGGTGCGCCACCTCAGCTTGAGCACATCGGCGGCGACCGAGGCGCTGATGGCCAGCGTCGCCGCCACCATGATGAGGCCCAGAAACAGCGTCAGCAGAGCGGGAATCGTGCCGAAACGGCCACTGCCGATGGCGTCGTAGAATTTGCCGGTCCATTGATTGACGCGCAGCGAAAAATAGACGCCGACAAAGCCGGAGCCGACGATGAAAGCGGCTAGCAAGGCCGAAACCGGTGCTTCGCGCGACGTCCAGTAACTCTTGAACAACCACCAGGTGGAGGTCCTGAAATGCGCGCGCTGGCTTCCTTCCACCTCGGCATAGCTGAGGTCGTGCAAGGCTTCCTGCGTCATTGTGTTTCCTTCACCGGCTCCGTGACAAAGTTGATCCTGCTCAGGCCGCCCGCCTGCACCCCCGCCAGTACCTTGGCAACACTGCCGTAGGGCACTTGCTCATCGGCATAGACGTTGACGGCCGGCGGCACTGCCGCCGCTGCAGCTGCCACCACGTGCGCGCGCAGTTCATCGAGATTGGCTGGCACGCGGTTCCACAGGACGGTACCGTCTGCCTGAATCGAGATATCGATGTCCTTGCTTGCCGTCTCGGTGGGCTGCGCAGTGGCCTTCGGCAGCGTTACCTTGACGGCCTGATTGATGGCCGGCAGCGTCACGATAAAAATGATCAGTAACACCAGCATGACGTCGATCAGCGGTGTCATGTTGATTTCCGTGGCCAGCCCATCCCCGCCCGCATCATTCATCATCGACATGGCAAGCTCCTCAGGCGCGGGTCGCAGTGGCCGGCGTGTGCGCCGGGTATCCGGATTCTTTGGCAGCCTGCGCTTCCCTCATCTTGTTGCCAGTCACGTAGTACACGTGCAACTGGTGCGAGAAACGCATCAGCTTCTGTGCCACGGTGCGGTTACCGCGCGCCACGTAGTTGTATCCCAGCACGGCGGGAATCGCCACAAACAAGCCCACCGCTGTCATCACCAACGATTCCCCGACTGGCCCGGCCACGTGATCCAGGCTTGCCTGTCCCGACGCGCCGATGGCAATCAGTGCGTGATAAATGCCCCAGACCGTGCCGAACAGGCCGATGAACGGCGACGTACTGCCAATCGACGCCAGCACGGCCAGACCGCCCTGCAGGTGCGCGATCTGCTCGTCGAGTTCGTTACGCACGCAATACGCAACCCATTCCGTGTTGGAGGTGCTTCCTTCCAGTAGCGGCTGGTCTTTCTGCGCCTGCGCCTCGACCGCGGCCGTGGCGATATTGCTGTAGGGGTTGTCGGTGCCCGCACCGATTGCGGCAATGCCGCCCTCGATCGAATGAGCCGCCCAGAACTCCTTGTGTGCCTTCAAGCCAATGCGTGACAGACGACGATTTGCCATGCCCTTGACGATCATCACGATCCATGACACGGACGACATGCCCAACAGGATAGTGATCAGAAACCGGGTCACTACATCGCCTTGCAGCCAGACATTGGCCAATCCATAGTTTTCCATTGCATGCTCCTAGATTTGTCGTGCGCCGTAGCGCGGTGAACTTGGAAAGCGTTTTCAGTCGGCCGTGAAGGAAATCCGCTGCGCAGCCTCGACCTCCAAGGCGACGCCTGCTACGCGGTAGGGGTTGCAGCGGCCAGCCTGCAGTGCCGCCACGGCGGCCGCGTCAAGTTCGGCAAAGCCGCTGCTCGACGTCACCCTGACCTGCCCGATACGGCCATCAAC is drawn from Herbaspirillum seropedicae and contains these coding sequences:
- a CDS encoding TldD/PmbA family protein, which codes for MKSLRALRNLNTMKDCQQHFETIAQQTLEVARQHGATAAAVQIEEVESLSASVQGGKPNERALRQSAQLRLSLFLGQREASVSSSDLSQQGVAALVARGMDSAAIAAEDQHAGLPGLSAYPSDDVDLELDHAWQLGLRDAVALVARIERAALAVSSAVPQIEQAVLFSSRTRRVLANSEGFLRSSASTRHSLSCTAVAIRDGAKEIESWWDARRDPAQLPSPESLGACAGRRALARLGARQVATQTCPVLFEPQAAASLLNEFVQAISARPLYMHSSFLRDALGQEVFAAHMNISDDPLLKGGMGSRSYDGNGAALRPRTLIAGGRLQGYYLGAYGARRLGLPLAEHGAGPSNVMVSSTTSAASGDLEAMIRRMGTGLVISGLNGQGVNLMTGDFSRACSGFWVENGQIAYPVAGITVASNLREMFAGIVAVGNDRLTQNGTTTGSWLIDKMRVGGI
- a CDS encoding ExbD/TolR family protein codes for the protein MSMMNDAGGDGLATEINMTPLIDVMLVLLIIFIVTLPAINQAVKVTLPKATAQPTETASKDIDISIQADGTVLWNRVPANLDELRAHVVAAAAAAVPPAVNVYADEQVPYGSVAKVLAGVQAGGLSRINFVTEPVKETQ
- a CDS encoding ABC transporter ATP-binding protein/permease; its protein translation is MTQEALHDLSYAEVEGSQRAHFRTSTWWLFKSYWTSREAPVSALLAAFIVGSGFVGVYFSLRVNQWTGKFYDAIGSGRFGTIPALLTLFLGLIMVAATLAISASVAADVLKLRWRTWLTTTLIDQWTRSGAYFRIERDKLLDNADQRISEDVKLFVDYTVTITSHLIHVPVSAVTFSIVLWELSGNYLLELGHLAITIPAYMLFAVYLYSGSTLLLTHLLGRSLIPVNIRQQKVEADFRALMVQIREGAEQIAFYDGASVEASRLRSTFASIRANTWRIIRVTAQVMFGVQVPGQISSILPVLLVLPQLMAGTMTLGGMMRVSAAFGSVSSTLAYFPQAYQSFAAWRAVVRRLLALLDANEIKSPTFELTVLQRPQQTTIEVGALTLTDPHGNPLSRIPAFSVKHGARCLIRGRSGSGKSTLLRALAGIWPFGIGSITVPARTSMMFVPQKSYVPVGSLRQALAYPGAETDVSDALAQDILAAVGLAQFLPLLDQPDRWGGRLSGGEQQRLAFARILIARPDHIFIDEATSALDDESEQRMYSLLLERLPHSTLISVAHRKEVAAFHDQFVDLTPDVVATSAPGAVSNQPKSKE
- a CDS encoding MotA/TolQ/ExbB proton channel family protein, coding for MENYGLANVWLQGDVVTRFLITILLGMSSVSWIVMIVKGMANRRLSRIGLKAHKEFWAAHSIEGGIAAIGAGTDNPYSNIATAAVEAQAQKDQPLLEGSTSNTEWVAYCVRNELDEQIAHLQGGLAVLASIGSTSPFIGLFGTVWGIYHALIAIGASGQASLDHVAGPVGESLVMTAVGLFVAIPAVLGYNYVARGNRTVAQKLMRFSHQLHVYYVTGNKMREAQAAKESGYPAHTPATATRA